A stretch of the Gossypium hirsutum isolate 1008001.06 chromosome D07, Gossypium_hirsutum_v2.1, whole genome shotgun sequence genome encodes the following:
- the LOC107925871 gene encoding MDIS1-interacting receptor like kinase 1 has protein sequence MPLKKINMKMGIRLSLLFFCYCIGSCSFGLAEKTNLNNEVSALLSIKAGLIDPLNSLRDWKLPDNVALKHSAHCNWTGVWCNSDGAVEKLDLSFMNLSGRVSDDIQQLKRLTSLNLCCNQLSSALPETISNLTSLNSIDVSSNSFTGSFPVGFARAARLTFLNGSSNSFTGVLPEELGNVTSLETLDLRGNFFQGSVPKSFKSLHKLKLLGLSGNNLTGQIPGELGQLSSLETIIMGYNEFEGGIPVEFGNLSSLKYLDLAVGNLSGEIPAELGRLKLLETVFLYKNSFEGKIHPSIGNITSLQLLDLSDNELSGEIPAEISDLKNLQLLNLMCNRLSGAVPTGIGGLTQLQVLELWNNSLSGSLPIDLGKNSQLQWLDISSNSFSGEIPETLCDGGNLTKLILFNNAFSGALPVSLSNCPSLVRVRVQNNLLSGTIPVGLGKLGRLQRLELANNSLTGTIPDDIASSTSLSFIDISNNDLESSLPSTILSISSLQTFIASNNNLVGEIPDQFQDWPSLSVLDLSTNHFTGSIPASIASCEKLVTLNLRNNRLTGDIPESIAMMPTLAVVDLSNNSLTGGIPGNFGTSPALEMFNVSYNKLEGPVPATGVLRTINPDDLVGNAGLCGGALPPCNLHSQTSSRQRSLRAKHIVAGWLTGISSVLAAGILLIGGRSLYKKWYSHGSCFEERFEAGKGEWPWRLMAFQRLGFTAADILACIKETNVVGMGATGVVYKAEMPQSNAVVAVKKLWRSGTDIENGNSGDFVGEVNLLGKLRHRNIVRLLGFLHNDTSMMIVYEFMQNGSLADALYGKQAGRLLVDWVSRYNIALGVAQGLAYLHHDCHPPVIHRDIKSNNILLDANLVARIADFGLARMMVSKNETVSMVAGSYGYIAPEYGYTLKVDEKIDIYSFGVVLLELLTGKQPLDPEFGESINIVEWIRRKVGDNRALEEELDPNLGNCKHIQEEMLLVVRIALLCTAKHPKDRPSMRDVITMLGEAKPRRKSSSSNSGNASTKEMPVFSTSPVNGLF, from the exons ATCTCAGCGGACGAGTTTCTGACGATATCCAACAGCTGAAACGCCTTACTTCTCTCAACTTGTGTTGTAATCAACTGTCGTCGGCTTTACCGGAAACCATATCCAATCTCACATCACTTAACAGCATTGACGTGAGCTCTAATTCATTCACCGGCAGCTTCCCTGTGGGTTTTGCAAGAGCTGCAAGGCTAACTTTCCTGAATGGTTCAAGCAACAGTTTCACAGGAGTTCTCCCTGAGGAACTTGGCAATGTAACTTCATTGGAGACGCTAGACCTGAGAGGCAATTTCTTCCAGGGTTCAGTTCCAAAGTCTTTCAAGAGCTTGCACAAGTTAAAGTTACTTGGCCTTTCAGGGAATAATCTCACTGGCCAGATACCAGGAGAATTGGGGCAGCTTTCATCACTGGAGACTATAATTATGGGGTACAATGAATTTGAAGGGGGAATACCAGTTGAGTTTGGGAACCTTTCTAGTCTAAAGTACCTTGATTTGGCAGTTGGTAATCTTAGTGGAGAGATTCCAGCTGAACTAGGGAGACTCAAGCTACTCGAAACAGTTTTCTTGTATAAGAACAGTTTTGAAGGTAAGATTCACCCATCAATTGGCAACATCACTTCGTTGCAGCTGCTGGATTTGTCTGATAATGAGTTATCTGGAGAAATTCCTGCTGAGATATCTGATCTTAAGAACTTACAGCTCTTGAACCTAATGTGCAATCGGTTATCAGGCGCAGTTCCAACCGGAATTGGAGGTTTGACACAATTGCAGGTACTTGAGTTGTGGAACAATTCCTTGTCAGGCTCACTGCCGATCGATCTTGGCAAGAATTCACAATTGCAGTGGTTGGACATATCGTCCAATTCATTCTCTGGTGAAATCCCGGAAACCTTGTGTGATGGAGGCAATCTCACCAAGCTCATTCTATTCAACAATGCTTTCTCAGGGGCATTGCCAGTCAGCTTATCAAATTGTCCATCACTTGTTCGTGTTCGAGTGCAGAATAATCTTCTATCCGGGACAATTCCAGTTGGACTTGGTAAACTTGGGAGGCTTCAGAGGTTAGAATTGGCAAATAACAGCCTCACCGGGACAATTCCGGATGATATAGCTTCTTCTACATCACTTTCTTTTATTGATATTTCTAATAATGATCTTGAATCTTCTCTCCCTTCTACCATTCTTTCAATCTCGAGTCTGCAAACGTTCATTGCCTCGAACAATAACTTGGTTGGTGAAATCCCAGATCAGTTTCAGGATTGGCCTTCACTTTCTGTGCTTGATCTGTCAACAAACCATTTCACAGGAAGTATTCCAGCTAGCATTGCTTCATGTGAGAAATTAGTCACTTTGAATCTAAGGAATAACCGATTGACCGGAGATATTCCGGAATCGATTGCTATGATGCCTACTTTGGCTGTTGTCGATTTGTCTAACAACTCTCTAACAGGTGGGATACCTGGTAATTTTGGAACCTCTCCGGCTTTAGAAATGTTCAATGTTTCGTATAACAAACTAGAGGGTCCAGTTCCTGCAACTGGTGTGCTAAGAACAATCAATCCGGATGATCTTGTCGGCAATGCTGGTCTCTGTGGTGGTGCTCTCCCTCCATGTAACTTACATTCACAAACTTCATCAAGGCAAAGAAGTTTGCGAGCAAAGCATATTGTTGCTGGATGGCTCACTGGGATTTCATCGGTTCTAGCAGCTGGAATCTTACTCATCGGTGGGCGATCACTCTATAAAAAGTGGTACTCACATGGTAGTTGCTTTGAAGAAAGGTTTGAAGCAGGAAAGGGAGAATGGCCATGGAGATTAATGGCATTCCAAAGACTTGGTTTCACAGCTGCTGACATCTTAGCCTGTATCAAAGAAACAAATGTGGTTGGGATGGGAGCCACCGGGGTCGTATACAAGGCTGAGATGCCGCAGTCAAATGCAGTCGTAGCAGTTAAAAAGCTGTGGAGATCAGGAACTGACATCGAAAACGGAAACAGTGGGGATTTTGTTGGAGAGGTGAATCTCTTAGGGAAACTTAGGCATCGAAACATAGTTCGGTTATTAGGATTCCTTCATAATGATACTAGCATGATGATAGTGTACGAGTTTATGCAAAATGGTAGCTTAGCAGATGCCTTGTACGGCAAGCAAGCCGGTAGGTTGCTGGTAGATTGGGTTTCAAGGTATAACATAGCACTTGGTGTTGCACAAGGCCTTGCTTATCTTCATCATGATTGTCATCCACCTGTAATACATCGAGACATCAAGTCAAACAACATACTGCTCGACGCAAATCTTGTGGCAAGAATTGCAGATTTTGGTTTGGCAAGGATGATGGTTAGTAAGAATGAAACGGTCTCGATGGTTGCAGGGTCCTACGGCTACATAGCTCCCG AGTACGGTTACACTTTGAAGGTCGATGAAAAGATTGACATTTACAGCTTCGGGGTGGTTTTACTGGAACTTTTAACCGGGAAACAGCCTTTAGATCCGGAGTTCGGAGAATCCATTAACATTGTTGAATGGATTAGGAGAAAGGTTGGAGACAACAGAGCTTTAGAAGAGGAATTAGATCCTAATTTAGGGAACTGTAAGCATATTCAAGAAGAGATGCTCTTAGTTGTTAGGATAGCACTTCTCTGCACTGCCAAGCACCCAAAGGACAGACCATCAATGCGAGATGTGATTACGATGCTCGGTGAGGCAAAGCCTCGGAGGAAAAGCAGTAGCAGCAACAGCGGAAATGCATCGACCAAAGAGATGCCGGTGTTTAGCACATCGCCTGTAAATGGCCTCTTCTAG